The proteins below are encoded in one region of Alphaproteobacteria bacterium:
- a CDS encoding co-chaperone GroES has translation MKFKPLFNNILIERLEEENQTAGGIIIPDTAKEKPSKGVVIAVGEGSITENGTRITPDVKEGDVVIFGKWGGNDVKLDGKDFVIIKTEDILGIIE, from the coding sequence ATGAAATTCAAACCATTGTTCAATAATATTCTTATAGAAAGATTAGAAGAAGAAAATCAAACTGCAGGAGGAATAATAATTCCAGATACAGCAAAAGAAAAACCTTCTAAAGGAGTTGTTATAGCAGTTGGAGAAGGTTCCATAACAGAAAATGGGACAAGAATAACTCCAGATGTAAAAGAGGGTGATGTTGTTATCTTCGGAAAGTGGGGCGGAAACGACGTAAAACTAGACGGAAAAGATTTCGTAATAATCAAAACAGAAGACATTCTAGGAATTATAGAGTAA